One genomic window of Staphylococcus hsinchuensis includes the following:
- the gpmI gene encoding 2,3-bisphosphoglycerate-independent phosphoglycerate mutase produces MAKQPTALIILDGFANRDSEHGNAVKQANKPNFDRYYSKYPTTQIEASGLDVGLPEGQMGNSEVGHMNIGAGRVVYQSLTRINKAIEDEGFYDNEVLNKAMDHVKDNDSALHVFGLLSDGGVHSHYEHLFAILKLAKKQGIDKVYVHAFLDGRDVDQKSALKYVEKTEEKFKEIGVGQFASVSGRYYAMDRDKRWDREEKAYNAIRNFDGETFESAKAGIEASYDKDVTDEFVEPFIVEGQNNGVNDGDSVIFYNFRPDRAAQLSEIFTDKAFDGFKVERVNDLFYTTFTKYNDNIDAEVVFEKVDLKNTIGEVAQNEGLKQLRIAETEKFPHVTYFMSGGRNDEFEGERRRLIDSPKVATYDLKPEMSAYEVKDALLEELDKGDLDLILLNFANPDMVGHSGKLEPTVKAIEAVDECLGEVVDKIIDMGGHAVITADHGNSDMVLTDDDEPMTTHTTNPVPVIVTKEGVTLRETGRLGDLAPTLLDLLNVNQPDDMTGESLIND; encoded by the coding sequence ATGGCAAAACAACCTACTGCTTTAATCATTTTAGATGGTTTCGCAAATAGAGACAGTGAACATGGTAACGCTGTGAAACAAGCGAACAAACCTAACTTTGATCGTTATTATAGTAAATATCCAACAACTCAAATCGAAGCAAGCGGCTTAGATGTTGGACTTCCAGAAGGCCAAATGGGTAACTCTGAAGTAGGTCATATGAACATCGGTGCAGGGCGTGTTGTTTATCAAAGTCTTACACGTATCAATAAAGCGATTGAAGATGAAGGTTTCTACGATAACGAAGTGTTGAATAAAGCGATGGATCACGTTAAAGATAACGATTCAGCTTTACATGTATTCGGTTTATTATCAGATGGCGGAGTACACAGTCATTATGAACACTTATTTGCTATTTTAAAATTAGCTAAAAAACAAGGCATCGACAAAGTTTATGTGCATGCATTCTTAGATGGCCGTGATGTTGATCAAAAATCAGCATTGAAATACGTAGAAAAAACAGAAGAGAAATTTAAAGAAATTGGCGTAGGTCAATTTGCCTCTGTTTCAGGTCGTTATTATGCAATGGATCGTGACAAACGTTGGGATCGTGAAGAAAAAGCATACAACGCGATTCGTAATTTCGATGGAGAAACATTTGAATCTGCTAAAGCCGGAATCGAAGCTAGTTACGACAAAGATGTTACTGACGAATTCGTTGAACCATTTATCGTAGAAGGTCAAAATAATGGTGTGAATGATGGTGATTCAGTCATCTTCTATAACTTCCGTCCTGACCGCGCGGCACAACTTTCAGAGATCTTCACAGATAAAGCATTTGATGGATTTAAAGTAGAACGCGTAAATGACTTATTCTATACAACATTTACAAAGTATAACGATAACATCGATGCTGAAGTTGTCTTTGAAAAAGTTGACTTAAAAAATACAATCGGTGAAGTAGCACAAAATGAAGGTTTAAAACAATTACGTATTGCAGAAACAGAAAAATTCCCTCATGTGACTTACTTTATGAGTGGTGGACGTAACGACGAATTCGAAGGAGAACGTCGCCGTTTAATTGATTCACCGAAAGTTGCTACGTATGATCTTAAACCAGAAATGAGTGCTTACGAAGTGAAAGACGCACTATTAGAAGAATTAGACAAAGGTGACTTAGATTTAATCTTATTAAACTTTGCTAATCCAGATATGGTAGGTCATAGTGGTAAATTAGAACCAACGGTAAAAGCAATTGAAGCCGTTGATGAATGTCTAGGCGAAGTCGTGGATAAAATCATCGACATGGGCGGTCATGCAGTAATTACAGCTGATCATGGTAACTCAGACATGGTATTAACAGATGATGATGAGCCAATGACAACGCACACTACAAATCCTGTTCCAGTTATCGTTACTAAAGAAGGCGTAACGTTACGTGAAACAGGTCGTCTTGGTGATTTAGCACCAACATTATTAGACTTATTAAACGTTAATCAACCTGATGATATGACAGGTGAATCATTAATTAATGATTAA
- the eno gene encoding surface-displayed alpha-enolase — protein sequence MPIITDVYAREVLDSRGNPTVEVEVLTESGAFGRALVPSGASTGEHEAVELRDGDKSRYLGKGVTKAVDNVNEIIAPEIVEGEFSVLEQVSIDKMMIQLDGTENKGKLGANAILGVSIAVARAAADLLGQPLYKYLGGFNGTELPVPMMNIVNGGSHSDAPIAFQEFMILPVGAESFSESLRWGAEIFHNLKSILKNRGLETAVGDEGGFAPKFEGTEDAVETILEAIKAVGLEPGKDVFLGFDCASSEFFEDGVYNYAKFEGDNGSKLTAEQQVDYLEELVNKYPIISIEDGMDENDWDGWKVLTDRIGDRVQLVGDDLFVTNTAILSKGIENGIGNSILIKVNQIGTLTETFEAIEMAKKAGYTAVVSHRSGETEDTTIADIAVATNAGQIKTGSLSRTDRIAKYNQLLRIEDELYETGKFEGLKSFYNLSK from the coding sequence ATGCCAATTATTACAGATGTTTACGCACGCGAAGTCTTAGACTCTCGTGGTAACCCAACAGTTGAAGTAGAAGTATTAACAGAAAGTGGCGCATTTGGTCGTGCATTAGTACCATCAGGTGCCTCAACTGGTGAACACGAAGCCGTTGAATTACGTGATGGTGATAAGTCACGTTATTTAGGTAAAGGTGTTACTAAAGCAGTTGACAATGTTAACGAAATCATCGCACCAGAAATTGTTGAAGGTGAATTTTCAGTATTAGAACAAGTATCAATCGATAAAATGATGATTCAATTAGACGGTACTGAAAACAAAGGTAAATTAGGTGCAAATGCAATCCTTGGTGTGTCAATCGCAGTAGCTCGCGCAGCAGCTGACTTATTAGGCCAACCACTTTACAAATATTTAGGTGGATTCAATGGTACTGAACTTCCAGTTCCAATGATGAACATTGTAAATGGTGGTTCACACTCAGATGCTCCAATTGCATTCCAAGAATTTATGATCTTACCAGTAGGTGCTGAATCATTCAGTGAATCATTACGTTGGGGAGCAGAAATCTTCCACAACTTAAAATCAATCCTTAAAAATCGTGGTTTAGAAACAGCAGTAGGTGACGAAGGTGGTTTCGCACCTAAATTTGAAGGTACAGAAGATGCTGTTGAAACAATTTTAGAAGCAATTAAAGCTGTAGGATTAGAACCAGGTAAAGATGTATTCTTAGGATTTGACTGTGCTTCTTCAGAATTCTTCGAAGACGGCGTTTATAACTACGCTAAATTCGAAGGAGACAATGGTTCTAAATTAACTGCGGAACAACAAGTCGACTACTTAGAAGAACTTGTAAACAAATACCCAATCATTTCAATTGAAGACGGTATGGATGAAAACGACTGGGACGGTTGGAAAGTATTAACTGACCGTATCGGTGACCGTGTACAATTAGTAGGTGACGACCTATTCGTAACAAACACTGCCATCTTATCTAAAGGTATTGAAAATGGCATCGGTAATTCAATCTTAATCAAAGTTAACCAAATCGGTACACTTACAGAAACATTTGAAGCTATTGAAATGGCTAAAAAAGCTGGCTACACTGCAGTTGTATCACACCGTTCAGGTGAAACAGAAGATACTACAATTGCTGATATCGCAGTTGCCACAAACGCTGGCCAAATCAAAACAGGTTCATTATCAAGAACAGATCGTATTGCTAAATACAATCAATTATTACGTATTGAAGATGAATTATACGAAACAGGTAAATTTGAAGGATTAAAATCATTCTACAATTTATCTAAATAA
- the secG gene encoding preprotein translocase subunit SecG encodes MHTLIIILLILDCIALVTVVLLQEGKSNGLSGAISGGAEQLFGKQKQRGIDLFLHRLTIVLAVIFFLLMVGISYFGL; translated from the coding sequence ATGCATACATTAATCATCATACTTTTAATATTAGATTGTATTGCATTAGTAACTGTTGTATTACTCCAAGAAGGTAAAAGTAATGGATTATCAGGCGCGATAAGTGGTGGTGCCGAGCAGTTATTTGGTAAACAAAAACAACGTGGCATCGATTTATTTTTGCATAGATTGACGATCGTTTTAGCAGTTATATTCTTCTTGTTAATGGTAGGCATAAGTTATTTTGGTTTATAA
- a CDS encoding alpha/beta hydrolase codes for MQIKLPKPFFFEEGPRAVLLLHGFTGNSSDVRQLGRYLQKKGYTSYAPHYEGHAEPPEEILKSSPHVWYKDALDGYDFLVEQGYEEIVVAGLSLGGCYALKLSLNRDVKGIVTMCSPMYIKTEGAMFEGVLDYACNFKKYEGKDESTIEQEMAAFKPTSTLHELQSQIKDIRSQVDEVMDPLLVVQGELDNMINPDSANIIYNESDSDIKDIKWYANSGHVITIDKEKETVFEDVYQFLESLDWSK; via the coding sequence ATGCAAATTAAATTACCAAAACCATTCTTTTTTGAAGAAGGACCACGAGCTGTGTTATTGTTACATGGTTTTACTGGGAATTCTTCAGATGTCAGACAGTTAGGAAGATATCTCCAGAAAAAAGGCTATACTTCTTACGCTCCACATTATGAAGGGCATGCGGAACCACCTGAAGAAATTTTAAAATCAAGTCCACATGTATGGTATAAAGATGCACTTGATGGGTATGATTTTCTCGTAGAACAAGGTTATGAAGAAATTGTCGTGGCCGGATTATCATTAGGTGGATGTTATGCATTAAAATTAAGCTTAAATAGAGATGTAAAGGGTATTGTAACCATGTGTTCTCCTATGTATATCAAAACAGAAGGAGCAATGTTTGAAGGTGTACTAGACTACGCGTGTAACTTTAAGAAATACGAAGGAAAAGATGAGTCTACAATTGAGCAAGAAATGGCTGCCTTTAAACCTACTTCTACATTACATGAGTTGCAAAGCCAAATTAAAGATATTAGATCCCAAGTAGATGAAGTTATGGATCCACTATTAGTTGTCCAAGGGGAATTGGATAATATGATTAATCCTGATTCAGCAAACATTATATACAACGAAAGTGATTCAGATATTAAAGATATAAAATGGTATGCAAACTCTGGTCATGTTATTACAATTGATAAAGAAAAAGAAACTGTATTTGAAGATGTATACCAATTTTTAGAATCGTTAGATTGGTCCAAATAA
- the rnr gene encoding ribonuclease R — protein MNLKQSIEEIIKQPDYEPMSVSDFQDALGLSSADSFRELIKILVELEQTGLIERTKTDRYQRKETKSSKQSKLIKGKLSQNKKGFAFLRPEEDDMEDIFIPPTKINRAMDGDTVLVELQKSKGEHKGKVEGEVKSIETHSVTQVVGTYSEARHFGFVLPDDKRIMQDIFVPKGQNLGAVDGHKVLVQITKYADGTDNPEGHVSAILGHKNDPGVDILSIIYQHGIEIDFPDKVLEDAQAVPEEIKPEQIEGRTDLRDELTITIDGADAKDLDDAISVKKLDNGNTQLTVSIADVSYYVTEDSPLDQEAYERATSVYLVDRVIPMIPHRLSNGICSLNPKVDRLTLSCQMEINQRGDVINHSIFDSVIHSNHRMTYDEVNEIITDQNEATRQKYPDVTPMLDLAQDLSNRLIAMRRRRGEIDFDISEAKVLVNDEGIPTDVELRQRGEGERLIESFMLAANETIAEHFDNLQVPFIYRVHEQPKSERLRQFFDFITNFGLMIKGTGEDIHPSTLQKIQQEVEGQPEQMVISTMMLRSMQQARYDDVNLGHFGLSAEFYTHFTSPIRRYPDLIVHRLIRKYIIEQSMDNETLNKWEEMLPEIADHTSTRERRAIDAERDTDELKKAEYMVQHIGEEYEGIISSVANFGMFVELPNTIEGMVHVSNLTDDYYHFDERQMAMIGERQAKVFRIGDPVKIKVVNVDVDERMIDFQIVGMPLPKNDRGSQRPARGKTIQTKTRGNALDKSKDDRKGKKKSKQRKGKNQRNKDKKGNTNHKPFYKDKKVKKKARKKKK, from the coding sequence ATGAATTTAAAACAATCCATAGAAGAAATTATTAAACAACCTGATTATGAACCGATGTCAGTGTCAGACTTTCAAGATGCGCTCGGTTTAAGTAGTGCTGATTCATTTAGAGAATTAATTAAAATATTAGTAGAATTAGAACAAACTGGTTTGATTGAACGTACAAAAACAGATAGATATCAACGCAAAGAAACTAAATCATCAAAGCAATCTAAATTAATTAAAGGTAAATTAAGCCAAAACAAAAAAGGCTTTGCATTTTTACGTCCAGAAGAAGATGATATGGAAGATATTTTCATTCCACCTACTAAAATAAACAGAGCAATGGACGGGGACACTGTTCTTGTTGAATTACAAAAATCTAAAGGTGAACATAAAGGTAAAGTTGAAGGTGAAGTCAAATCCATCGAAACTCATTCTGTGACACAGGTTGTAGGAACTTATAGCGAGGCGCGTCATTTCGGCTTCGTTCTGCCGGATGATAAACGTATCATGCAAGATATTTTTGTTCCTAAAGGTCAAAACTTAGGTGCAGTAGATGGACATAAAGTATTAGTTCAAATAACGAAATATGCGGACGGTACTGATAATCCAGAAGGTCATGTGTCAGCAATACTTGGTCATAAAAATGATCCAGGTGTAGATATTTTATCTATTATTTATCAACATGGCATAGAAATTGACTTCCCAGATAAAGTACTGGAAGATGCTCAAGCAGTACCTGAAGAAATTAAACCAGAACAAATTGAAGGACGCACAGATTTACGTGATGAACTAACAATTACGATTGATGGTGCAGATGCTAAAGACTTAGATGATGCGATTAGTGTGAAGAAACTAGATAATGGTAATACGCAATTAACAGTAAGCATCGCGGATGTAAGCTATTATGTGACTGAAGATTCACCACTAGATCAAGAAGCGTATGAACGTGCCACGAGTGTGTATTTAGTTGATCGCGTTATACCTATGATACCGCATCGTTTAAGTAACGGTATTTGTTCACTAAATCCGAAGGTCGACCGTTTAACATTAAGTTGTCAAATGGAAATTAACCAGCGTGGTGACGTTATAAATCATAGCATCTTTGATAGTGTCATTCATTCTAATCATCGAATGACTTATGATGAAGTAAACGAAATCATCACTGATCAAAATGAAGCAACACGACAAAAGTATCCAGACGTTACACCTATGCTAGATTTAGCACAAGATTTATCAAATCGTTTAATTGCGATGAGAAGACGTCGTGGTGAAATTGACTTTGATATTAGTGAAGCTAAAGTATTAGTAAACGATGAAGGTATTCCAACGGATGTCGAATTAAGACAGCGTGGCGAAGGTGAACGTCTAATTGAATCATTCATGCTTGCAGCCAACGAAACAATCGCTGAACACTTTGACAACTTACAAGTACCATTTATTTACCGTGTTCACGAACAACCTAAATCAGAAAGATTACGTCAATTCTTCGACTTTATTACGAACTTTGGTTTAATGATCAAAGGTACAGGTGAAGACATTCATCCATCGACATTACAGAAAATTCAACAAGAAGTTGAAGGTCAACCAGAACAAATGGTGATTTCTACTATGATGCTTCGTTCAATGCAACAAGCACGTTATGACGATGTAAACTTAGGTCATTTCGGTTTATCAGCTGAGTTCTACACTCATTTCACATCACCTATCCGTAGATATCCTGACTTAATCGTACACAGATTAATCCGTAAATATATCATTGAGCAATCCATGGATAATGAAACCCTTAATAAATGGGAAGAAATGTTACCTGAAATTGCAGATCATACTTCTACAAGAGAACGTAGAGCGATTGATGCAGAAAGAGATACGGATGAACTGAAAAAAGCAGAATACATGGTACAACATATCGGTGAAGAATACGAAGGTATTATCAGCTCAGTGGCAAACTTCGGTATGTTCGTTGAATTACCAAATACAATTGAAGGTATGGTTCATGTATCAAACTTAACTGACGATTATTACCACTTTGATGAACGTCAAATGGCAATGATTGGTGAAAGACAAGCTAAAGTATTCCGTATTGGGGATCCAGTAAAAATTAAAGTCGTTAATGTAGACGTAGATGAGCGTATGATTGATTTCCAAATTGTAGGTATGCCATTACCGAAAA